The window AAGGAATTTCCTTGCCTACTCTCTGTTTTCATCAAACCATTTGAAGTCAATTTTTCAAGAGGGTTTCATTTCAGAACCAAGTTCAAGTTTCGAAAAGAATTTCAAATAGATTGAGCAAGTGACCTTATACACTTGGTCAATTAGATTGTTTCCTTATGTTGCTAGTAACTCCAAAGTTTTCAAAACCCTTTTGGATCGTTAAATCGTCACGAACACTTACCCTTCACATGTTTCCGAGAATAAGAAACCATAAGTCTTAAAGATTCTGCAAATTTTTGCAAGGTGCAACAGAGGGATGCATTTTCAACTATTTAACAATAAACATCATAAATCATACACTTCATCTTCTTAAACATGCCACGTCAAAAAAGGCAAGAGAAATACCTGCTGCAGTTCTGCCAACTTTTCAGTATTCAGGACCCAGTCCTCTGTACCAGTCCACTTAGTTATGATACTACTAAGAGGAGGATTGCAGAAACGAATCCATCTTCTTGGAGTCACTCCATTTGTTTTGTTCTGGAACTTTTCAGGCCAGAGCTGTAAACATTAAGAGTAAAATAATACATGAATGAGAACTCAGTTTTACCAAAATCACTGATCTGATGCATATTCAAAGATTCATGCTAATGATGCTTACCTCATAGAACTCATTGAAAACCTCCTCCTTCACAATTTCGCTATGGATCTCAGCAACTCCATTAACAGCATGGCCTCCCACAACACACAGGTTAGCCATGCGGACCATTTTTGGTGGTATAACAGCAGGTTCTGGCACCACTGTAGTTTTCTTATCAATGTCCTTTGCACCTGGTTCTGGCTTCAGACTAGTTTTCTTACCAGTGTCATCTTCCTCATTTTTGTCTTCTTCATCATTCGTCACAACTTCAACTTTGTCACTAACTTCTACTGTTTCAGTATCAGCATCAACCAGTCTTTCAGGCTTAGTAAATAAATCTGCAACGGAACTGGGAATATCAAAATTTTCTAAAATTCTCATAGCAGCCAACTTTTCCTCCAATTTGTCCAGCTCTAGTGATCCATATTTTGATACAATTTCATGTACCAGCTGTTAGGGACAGCATATTGCAGAAATTAGTCAAAACTTCAACATGCAAAATCGAATAGATTTGTTGAATTTTTAGTTCCACACCTCCTCGTCAATCATCTGAATGATTTCGACATGTCTAGGGAGCAGCTTCTCCATCAACTCATAACTCCATTTCTCCAGCGCCTCAGGCAAAACAGTATGGTTTGTGTAAGCCACAGTCCTGGTAAGTTTCCACCATTAAGGATGTCAGTGTTACTTTAAAAGTAGGAGCTAATGCTTTTCTGTTTAAAAGAGTGTTCCTATCTCCTGTTATTTGATGTGTCTGAAGTTTGATCGCCAATCAGTCCATGTGGAACTGAAGTTCAGAAATAAGTATCTCAATACCAAAGTATATCACTCGAATCATGAATTTAAAACAAATTCACATGATGCTTATCTGTGCAGTTTATTCAGCACAAAAATCAACGTCAGCAGAAACCTCAATATGCTAATGCAAATCATGTAAATTTTAAGTACCTTTTAGTAATATTCCAAGCTTCCTTCCAACTCAAGCCCTTCAAATCAATCAATATTCGCATCAGCTCCGGGATACAAAGAGTAGGGTGGGTGTCATTCATCTGCACAGCAACTTTTTCAGGAAACTCTTCCCACTTGATACGATCGCCTGATCTCCTCTCAAATCGTGCAATAATATCTTGGAGTGAAGCCGAGCATAAGGTATATTGTTGCTTCAAGCGAAGGATCTTCCCCTCCACTGATCCATCCCCAGGGTAGAGTATGTAACATATCTGATGTTAGAGAAAAGCCAGCTTAGCCATCTATTTAATGCCCTGCCATTTATGTCGCTATGTCCCTAATGTAATTGAAGATAAGCCTCCAACCCCTGCCTTCCCCCCACCCCCACACCCGGAAAAAGGGAAGAAAGGTGAGgggaaaaaaaacaagaaaagagtagGTCAAAATATGCCTAGGACAGACAAGAATGTCGATATCAGGTCTTTTGGTCTTGACCTTTtctaccaaaaaaaaatatagtcaTCAGTCTCCCGTTAGATCAGTGTTCTGATCATCCAATGTATAGATAGTAAACCATCTGGTAAATTCAAGACACCGATAAATGCATCTTTATAAAGTCCAATGTTATGATGGAACCCGAAATCATGTCCTGTAAGAATTGTTGGTCTGAAAACGCAGTGATTATTGTGACGGCAAACTGAGAAGGCTCATACTGAAGCCTAAATTCACATTAGGAAAAGGCGAATGGAATATAAAAATGTTCTACGAAATAATAGATTAACCGAACCTTCTCGGCATTTGCTTGGGCTTCACATGCTTTGGTGTGCTCTCCAGAGTTGAAAGCAGATAAATCAAAATCCGCTGATGGAACCTGTGTAGACCACAGTCGGAGGTTGATTGTGGTTTTAGTCTTATACCCTGGTATGGGAACATCATATGCAACTGCTTTTATATCCTCTCCACCAATCCAATACTTCTTTCCATCTGATCCTGTAGTGACTTTGCCATAGAATTTGATAGGATATGAAACATCATTCCTCACAATTTCCCATGGACTGCCAAGCTGCATTGACAACTAGCAATAATGAACATCCACATTGCATGAACTAAATAAAAAGTCATAAAGAAAGAGAACAAAGGAATTTGAAAGCTCTAAAGGGAAGAGGTGAATAGTACACAACAAGGATATAAATAATCTTAGGACGTAAACACACATGCAATCAAGAACTAATGAAGTAATAGCAAGCGTACTTCAAGCCAATCTTCAGCCAACTCCTCCTGACCATCTTTAGTAATCTGTTGCTTAAATAACCCATATTTGTACCTAAGTCCATAGCCCCATGCTGGGTAATTTAGCGTTGCCAAAGAGTCCAGAAAACAGGAAGCAAGCCGCCCCAAACCCCCATTTCCTAGAGCAGCATCTGGCTCCTGTCAGTAATTGTTACATAAATAACAAGAAGTTAACTCCAACAAAAACACAAACAGGATTGGCTCTTATGGCTTCTCAATACAACAAAACAGTGGATGCATGATGTCACAAATGAATACACATAGTCCAATTGTTTTAGGGTAAAACCAAAAGAACTTGGAAAGCTAGAAAATTTTCTGATGCATGAGATAAAAGTCACACTAACCTGAGAAACCACATTTTCTAGATTGTGGCCAAGATTTTTCAGAGCTTCTGCATATGACCCGGTAAGCTCCAGATTACCAATTGCATTCAACAATGCTCTACCCTAAAGAGTAGATAAAGGCATAAATTAAAGTCTAACTGCCATAGACTTGCTTACGCATGTTTTCAGGAACTTTCATGTGtaacaaataaatataaagaCAATTAGTCAGCAAAATATCAAACTGATTAATTTCCTATTAAATGAATTAGGCCATATCTCTGCAGAGCGAATTAGTATTATCAAAGAGCAAAGAGAAAGTAAGATTAATCAGATACCTGCAGAAATTCCATGGATAGATAGTATGCCTGCTTCAAATTCATCTTCTCATAAAAATCATAGGTAGCATTCCAATTAATAAGAAGTGAATCAAGGACACTTTGGGCTGTTGCAAAGAATGCCTTAGGCAGCTCAAACCTTTCAGGAGAGAATAAAGGTGTGAATTCTGCATGGTATCTGATACTTGAGGCAACAGATGCGGCATCAGGAGCAAAAGAACTCAGAACACTCTCAGCACCTATATATGTCATGCGAGGGAATACATAAATCCCAAATAATAAACTGGAAGGAACCGATGGAAATAACAACTTTGTGTATCAGGTCCTTTGGAAGTTAGATTTCTGAGCTATCCTATAGAAGTTTCTATTAGGAAATAGAGATTGGACCTAACTCAACCTCAAAAGCTAGCTCGTGAGGTGAGAATTGCTCAAGACCAATGTGGGACAATTCCACACCCTCGCGCATGCCCAAGCCTGCCAACTTGAGCGTGGACAACATAATATGGGGACCCAATATTGCGTAAACCAAGAATTGGGATGAGTCCGGTTTTGCTACCATGTTAAGAAATGGACAATGGTCTTAACTCAACTCCAAAAGCTAACTCATAAGGTGAGCATTGATCAAGATCATACAAGGCAACCAAATATTTCCACATAACGGTTAAATGATGGTCTACTTGTATTAAGTTAATGTTGTAAAATTGAAAGGCAAAAAGTTATGTCATATTTCTGTTTTTGGCTCCATGTATATTGTATACATATGCAGAAAATTGTACTCCCCTTGTTTTTTCAACTTATGTAATCCTATTTCCCTTTTATtctgtttaaaaaagaatgatccctttctaaatttgaaaataatttaacttaaatcTACCATTTTACCGATAATGACAAGTTTTTATACCCACACAAGTGTTATGGCAtgtttaagatcacaagtttcaaaagccttcatttctttcttaaactatttgctcagtcaaataggttcacataaagaaTGGAGTAAAATGTGTTTATATAATAAaccacaaccaactccaaatctaTTGACTCTAGATACTAGATCTGCCTTTGTTCAAATGGTGAATTCTGATTCCTTTTAGCACTCCATCTCGTCATGAAATAAGAAAGGAGCAAGAAATCTTAATGATATCACATTAAAACTCCCACATTGGTTGAGGATATGGGCCATAGTCTGGTCTTCGACCATTTTTCTTAACACCGGTTGGACTGATTAGGCAGAAATTAACCAACTTTGATTCACTTAAAATGCAGATAATTGTTGATCTCATCAAAAACCAACACCGGAAACTAAACTTGAACTTTCAGAATATCACAATTCGTGCAAATCAAAGAAACTAAACAACAAGGTCAACAAACTCCCAAAATTATCCGTAGAAACATGGAAATCAGGATGTTAGGAGTAGGATTGACACCTTCCTCAGTAATAGGATCCTCAACAATACTGCCTCTGTTCCATTTGATGACACTCTCTCCGTATTAATAAAGAATGATACCTTtgtatatttgaaaataaattaacttTAAACCTTGCATTATTACCCTTAATAATTGACGCACAGAAATCTCAACTACATGTTCAAACTCTGTGTCCAGTCATGCACCATACGATCACATAAAATGAAACAAACAGGAGTAGTTGTTAATCAGAGTGAAAACAGAACTATCAAACAAACTAAACTTTTTTCGTGAAAATCGTAGAAATTAAACAAGAAGGTCAACAAACTCACAAAAACAATTGCTAATTAATTAGACATTAAAGTAAGGAAACATTAGGAGTTAGAATGAGACCTTCCTCAGTAACCGGATCCTGAACTTTCTGCTTCGGCTCACTTGAGACGCTCTTCACGTGGAAACAACGTTTTACACCCCGAAAATCCGAGGTTCTAGTGAGGAACAACTTCGAACTTCTGTTTCTAGAATTGAAACCGATCAATCTCGAGTTTGAGGCGTAATGCGTGAACAACTCTGCTCCATTTGCAGTCGCACAGTACGACGACGTCGCCATTTGCTCCTCGCAGATCTATTTTTTTACCAAATGTTCAAATGAACTCGCTGATTTCAATTTCCACTATATCTGCATAAAAACTACCAAAAAATTCGATTCTGAATTCCGAATCTCAGTGCTGTGAGAGTGAGAAATGGAGAGTTTATGAAGGTGAAGAGAATGTTGAGAAGGGACTTATGATCTAAGCAGTATAGGTATTGTTGACTGTGTTGTGAGCGACTGGTTGCAGTGGCACGCGGATAACTATTGGGAAGACGTGATCAGATGGCGTGATTTAGGATTACTGAGGGAGAGTATTAATGAAGGGTTGTACCTTTTAGTTGTAcattctagttgtactataccaatcatatattttgtattttgtatttcgtatcctgtatttcatattagattatctagttaggagttagactaggaatgtcattggtcgtctgaTGCAGGGTTGTACCTTCTAATTGTACTATATCAGCCatttatttcgtatttcgtatcctgtatttcatatttcatatctcttatatattgttgttatttttattacgcatttttatggtactaatatatcatcttcTATTGCTTTTTTGAGTCGAGGTCTcctagaaacagcctctctacccttcgggtaggggtaaggtctgcatacatattaccctcccagaccccacttgtgggattatactgggtcgtcgttgttgttgatgttgtgtCTACTTGTGGAAATGTCACGTTCCTGGATAATCAAAAGTTAATTATATTCAATGGAATCACGATTATCCCCTGCACCGGGACTAGTAAGTACTGTGGATCTTACCCTACCTAAATTACATAGTGGGTTTTGATCTCTTACGTCCGAGACCCATGGAAGATTTCTAGAAAGTAGTACACTGTTGCTTCTACCCAAAAGCAACGGACCTGATGGCTGATGGATCTCGTAAAACTAAAGGGGAAAATATAATAGTTACTATGAGCCCGTTTGTATTGACTTAAAAAAAGTGGCTTTTAAGCATAAAGCactttttaagtgctgaaacttgttttataaataagtagttagtgtttggataaaagtgttgAAACTGAAAAAAAGTTATTGAAGTGTTTGGCAAACAAGTATTGGTAAGCACTTATTTATGTTAAAATGACTGAAATACCCTAAAAGTTGTTAACACTATAAAATAAATGATTATTacaatattttattctaactgatgcatatacaaataatttataatttagtttaattttaatttaaactgattacctaaatataaattatttatttaaataatataCAACAATTAATCATTtgaccaaaaaaataatttttcgcTCATAACTTTAAATTCTAGGGTAACATGTAAACTCAttgatagattttgatttaaaatATAGTTTCACCAATTAAAAAAAGGAGGGATTCAAcagcaattttttttaaaatgtcatggaaccagaaaaaaaaaactaaaaaaacaatGTTTACAAAATATTAGAATCTGTCAAACATTTTATTTATAAAGCTAGTGTTAGCTTTACGGTTAAAACATCAACGAAATTGATAATTTTTGAAAATGACAGCAGAAAGATTGAAAACAAGATTAGATGGCACAGAGATTTAATTAGTAAGGGAAGGGTAGTTTTGGGGTCTAGAAAAAGTAAAAGGGATAATAGGGTAAATTACTTGGTCAAACATAAGGAGCTTGTAAGCCAAAAAGCAATAAGTTGGGGTGGCCCAACTTATTGTTTTTGACTTATTTTGGGTGTTTTAGCTTAAAAGCACTTTTATGATTTATCCAAACACTCAAATAAgcccaaaagtacttttaagctGGTTTGACCAGCTTTTAAGTCAATCCAAACACCAGCTGTTTACATCATTaagtaatttaattttagcatttaaaatatatattacctGGTAACAAAAATATTTAGTtaccgaaatatatatataaagtatttaattataattaagtaatgaatatgaaataaaattttatataaaagaTATCCTATTTATTGGTGTGACTTGAACATCAAGGATAAAAATTTTGTGGATAAAAGTATTTGAGGTttgaaatttagaagaaaaaaaagtaaaagaaaatttttaaaaatgtgTTTGACTGTTTccttttatggctataaaattaTGTTATTAAGTATAAAATAGAATgtttaaatataaattattttttatatacaaatgtgttatttgtttaaacgaactaaaaggaaaatattgtccacataaaataaaacacaaaatatattttttttaatttcaatatTTCTTAAAATAGTGGTGTCGGTCAGTTTAAGCTAGTTGGACTATTGTACTAAGTATATGCTATCTTTCACCATTCTATGTGCTCTTccaatttcaatttatatgaggCGGTTTGACTCGTCATTGAGtttaacaaaaaatattattgtgcTAAAAGCGTAAGGGATAAGCTTTAGGGGGACATGATCGTGATAtttggttataaaagcttctcattaagggtaaaataaataaaataaaaagattaaagttaaattgttttcaaatataaATATACAATCTTTTTAGAACAAGAAATTACTAAAATAGTTTTTATTATATTGAAATTTGAATCgtcatctatcaaagtctttatTCTATTTCATTAACCCTTAGATCATGCCATGGATATTGGATGGGAAGAAAAAGAAGTAACTAGAGTTGGCGTTGGTGGATGTATCGAATTACTACCACTTGATGTGATATTTTGGGGCAAGCGTACGAAAACATGGTGTTCGTTAATTGCTTTGTGGGTCAAGGCAGGAGAGTGACCGTCCATTTGCTTTTCACAGAGATATTCAAATCATAGACGGAGAGATTTTGGACACTACTATCTTGTCTCCTCTTACTATAAACTCATTTTGATTTCATATGGTTAGGGGTGCACATAAgatcaaaccaaatcaataaaagtcggatttttcaatctcggttATTCTCGAGTTTTCGGATTTTTCAAGTTTTTTCGGGTGGGTttcggtaaaatcttcgtagcacaaaatatataatgtgtGCCCAAAATacttctttaatcctagtaagatacaactatataaggtatttttcaagaaaataatgcaaaatatgagatgtCTCGTAgtattatcctaaaatattcaacaataaagataataaaattatgtaatataaatattgctaattaaaaagtcataataaaaataaacataatctgaAAGTACTAAAtaatgctaaaataagtagacaaATAAGCGAGTATTAATTaaatgactaaacgctaaagaaaaaataaaaagaggttatgcatttttattttaaattattgcaaaacaaaaaatagatattcaatacattgtcgTTCGTAATactgaattgaatgtcttttgttagcattagtattgatttgattttggtttgggcttttgttagcattatttaagggaatttttacattcctgtgccatatagaaaactatattaccatcaatgtttaaggtttgatataattacatttattatACCTAATTACCAATTCTATATCATAATGTGTTTTAACGATACATTAATTGTACCGTATATCACTCATAAATTAATGGTACCGTATATTCCTCCAAATCCtcaccccctccccctccccccccccccacagcctCACCCACGTATCACCCCACACCCACGTTTCAAACCATTATTCCCTCTGCTAAAACCAGAGAAACATATGTAACCCCTACCATTAACGTCCAAATTCAACTTTTTTCTTCTACAACCAGTCAAAATTGAAGTCAAATCTTTAAAGTTCATACATACATTTACTTTTAGCTTCAAAATTTctcaatgaagaagaacaaaCCTTCAAAGCACAGCCCTAAAAAAGCTCTAGAAGCTGATATACCTTCTTTCGATTTGGGTGTATTATCATCACATTCACCCAAAAAGCAAGGGAAATCTGCACATGCAATTGTACATATGAAGCATAGTCTTTCTCCGCTTCAAATCAGGGCTGAAGCTATAACTAAATAAAAGCATGATTTCGATGCTAGAGAATCTTCGAGGCCAATCAAACAAGCGGAAAGGAAACGAAAAGAGATAGTGTTCGATgaggattttgtagaagatgTGACTATCAGTAAACCTGGAAAGAAAGCGAAGGTGGCTCCCAGTTCAAAAACTcccaaaagaagaaaaattcaaaaaagccCTTAGTGTTAAATCTCCTAAAAATGTTCGAAAACAGTCATTGGTGAAGGTAAGAATTTAGTAATTTCTTCACTAGTTATTTCGCTTGTTTTAGTTGTTAAAAATCTACATAATCTGTGTTGGTTTTGTTTTGTAGATTTTTTGTAGAAATGTTGTATATAAATTGCAAATATATCCATGTTTTTCAAGTATTGAATTAATGTAAGATTATTTGTCTTAATTTTGAAGATTAATTGTAGATTTGTTGATCTGTTTAAAATTGTtgatattttgtatattttttgaagTAATTTAGTAGATAAAATGCAAATGTATCTATGTTTTTTAATCACTGTATTAATGTTAgattatattttttgaattttgcagAATGGACATTCTTTTGCATCCCATAATGTTGATTATGGGGTGCTTAGATTCCAGACATTATGTGACCCTAGCATTCCTAGCCAAATTAAAGCGCTTTTGTCTCCAAATGGTTTGAAACTATTCAAGAAGACATGCTTTGGTTATTTACTGTCACTTCCcaatttatgcatgcaaaatcaaaCTATTCATCTTCTTATGAAACATGAATTGAATTCATCCGATGCTTCCTATTTTTCAGTCGAGTTAAAAGGTAAGAGGTTAAATTTTGGATTGAGAGAGTTTGCAGTAATAACTGATCTTAGATGTCATACCGAGGTGATAGACTTTGATTACACTCCTAATTATGTCGGTAAGATAATGAGCAGTTACTTTTCAAACAAGGTAAAAGTGGAGAAGACATACCTAAAACAGATAGTAACCAACAAAAGCTGGGTAAATGATAAGGATACAATaaagttatatattttatatcTCATAGAATTCTTCATTTGTCCTTCAGAGAGAGACCATATTGGGTTGGTAGATCATTTTAGGTTTTATTTGGTGGAATCCGGTCAGTACGAGATATTTCCATGAGGTATTCAGTCTTACAGATAGTTGATTGAATCAGTTAGGCACAGGCTAAATCCTTTCGTTCATTCTTATCTCATTCGAAGATTCCCACTAGCCATGCAAGTATGGTTGTATGAGTGTTGCTCCTCAGTCAACATTGATATAGCTACAAGGATTTCTAATTCAATCCCTCGCATACTTAACTGGTCAGCTAGTAAGGGTCATATTTGGTTAGTTGCAACTGAAGACAGAATGATCAAGCCTAAACGGATGAAGGTAAATagtttttatttatgattataCAATTTacctacaaaatatctacaatttGTATACATATTCTGCCTTAATCAAGCTAAATTTTTTTCATCATTCAGTTCACCAACATAAATGAATCATCTGAAGAGCTTTCAGTGATGTCTTTGCCTGATAAAGTTGAGTACATAATTGAAGAAGTTGAACATGTTTCTGAGGATCCCAAAGTTGATGCTCCTCTATTGGAACCCAAAGAATCAATTGGAAAAGAGGAAAAGGAGTCTATTCTTCGTAAAATAACAAAGTTAAAAAAAGGTCTTGAGAAGGTAACATGTATCTAAACAGCATTGTAATGTATATATAATAGTGCATCTGTTTTTTAATGTATGTTAAGACATATTTCTGAAGTTAACTATGTGTTTTTTTAATTATGTAGGTCGATGAAAAGCTTGAAGATTTTAGGAAAGATATATTTGAAGAACTAGGTAACCTTCGAGACCTAATAAAAGAGTTAGTCAAGACTGTTTTGCAGGTGATAAACAGTCCAAATGATCAAGTTGATGCAAAGGTAACATTTGAATTTTAatcatattaataaaactatttatgTCACCTCTAAAATACATATCCTAACTAATTTAAAACTTTCAGTTTGCTGGGAGTTTAACCAAAAATACTGACCAACCAAAAGACAAGAACAATCAGCAATTTTAGTTCAATAGTGGTGAACCAGTACAGGTCAACCCCAGCAAAATAGGTATCTACAATATATCTCCAGTTTATCTAcaattatctacaaaatatctacaacataactacaaatttatacacaatatatacaaataaaTCCAGCATATTGGCATAGCTCTAAGGATTTATGTAGATCTTATAACACACCTACATATCTTCTTAAACTGTCAAGCCAATACTATCCAGTTTGATTTAACATTTTTAATGAAAAAAACATAACATGTTGAAGGTGCACTTGGTGAAGAAAAGTATCCAGCACGTGTTGATTTATATACACATTTTGAAGGGGCAGTTGATGAAGAGAATGCAGGTATGAAATTGTATTCAGAGctattttctttatgtttcaatatttttaccattttattaAGTTAGATATACATGGTGTTACAGAGAGGGAAGATATGCATGCACAATCTCCAATTCACAGAGTGGCAGTAGCAGCTCAAAGAGAACAGCAGAATTAGGAAGATGACAATGTAGGTGAAGAGGTAGAGTATGTGAATGTAGGTGATTCAGAAGACTCCGGAGGTGAGAAGAAGGAGGTTACGCTTGATGATTTCGAGCTGCCTAATAACTTCTCCCAGTTGGTTAAGTTCGGCGAGCCTATACAAGATGAAACAACATCCGTGCATCAAGGTAGAACAAGGCAGCCGGGAAAGCATGCCTGATCA is drawn from Nicotiana tabacum cultivar K326 chromosome 22, ASM71507v2, whole genome shotgun sequence and contains these coding sequences:
- the LOC107810306 gene encoding alpha-1,4 glucan phosphorylase L-1 isozyme, chloroplastic/amyloplastic, which gives rise to MATSSYCATANGAELFTHYASNSRLIGFNSRNRSSKLFLTRTSDFRGVKRCFHVKSVSSEPKQKVQDPVTEEGAESVLSSFAPDAASVASSIRYHAEFTPLFSPERFELPKAFFATAQSVLDSLLINWNATYDFYEKMNLKQAYYLSMEFLQGRALLNAIGNLELTGSYAEALKNLGHNLENVVSQEPDAALGNGGLGRLASCFLDSLATLNYPAWGYGLRYKYGLFKQQITKDGQEELAEDWLELGSPWEIVRNDVSYPIKFYGKVTTGSDGKKYWIGGEDIKAVAYDVPIPGYKTKTTINLRLWSTQVPSADFDLSAFNSGEHTKACEAQANAEKICYILYPGDGSVEGKILRLKQQYTLCSASLQDIIARFERRSGDRIKWEEFPEKVAVQMNDTHPTLCIPELMRILIDLKGLSWKEAWNITKRTVAYTNHTVLPEALEKWSYELMEKLLPRHVEIIQMIDEELVHEIVSKYGSLELDKLEEKLAAMRILENFDIPSSVADLFTKPERLVDADTETVEVSDKVEVVTNDEEDKNEEDDTGKKTSLKPEPGAKDIDKKTTVVPEPAVIPPKMVRMANLCVVGGHAVNGVAEIHSEIVKEEVFNEFYELWPEKFQNKTNGVTPRRWIRFCNPPLSSIITKWTGTEDWVLNTEKLAELQQFVDNEDLQIEWREAKRSNKIKAVSFLKEKTGYSVIPDAMFDIQVKRIHEYKRQLLNIFGIVYRYKKMKEMTAAERKAKYVPRVCIFGGKAFATYVQAKRIVKFITDVGATINHDPEIGDLLKVIFVPDYNVSVAELLIPASDLSEHISTAGMEASGTSNMKFAMNGCIQIGTLDGANVEIREEVGEENFFLFGAQAHEIAGLRKERAEGKFVPDERFEEVKEFVRSGAFGSYNYDDLIGSLEGNEGFGRADYFLVGKDFPSYIECQEKVDEAYRDQKRWTKMSILNTAGSSKFSSDRTIREYAKDIWNIEPVKLP